A DNA window from Guyparkeria halophila contains the following coding sequences:
- a CDS encoding aspartate carbamoyltransferase catalytic subunit encodes MAVKFVRPKIPKFAPDPWAIQFDEQGHLRHLLTIEGLGPQWITRILDTAEGFVSVTDREIKKVPLLRGRTVVNLFFESSTRTRTTFELAAKRLSADVLNLNLATSATKKGESLLDTLRNIEAMQADMFVVRHEQSGAAHFIARHVAPHVSVLNAGDGWHSHPTQALLDAFTIRRHKGDFTPLRVAIVGDIRHSRVARSQMHVLNSLNVGELRVIAPRTLIPTDVEKLGVRVFHDMREGLKDVDVIIMLRLQRERMEAGLLPSEEEFYRLYGLTEEKLAWAKPDAMVMHPGPANRGVEIESSVADGPQSVILEQVSNGIGVRMAVMSLCMSANRGETT; translated from the coding sequence ATGGCCGTGAAATTCGTCCGCCCCAAGATCCCCAAATTTGCCCCGGATCCATGGGCGATCCAGTTCGACGAACAGGGCCACCTGCGCCACCTGCTCACCATCGAGGGGCTCGGTCCGCAGTGGATCACCCGCATACTCGACACCGCCGAGGGCTTCGTCTCGGTCACCGATCGCGAGATCAAGAAGGTGCCGCTCTTGCGCGGGCGGACCGTGGTCAACCTGTTCTTCGAGTCCTCGACCCGGACCCGCACCACCTTCGAGCTCGCCGCCAAGCGCCTGTCGGCCGACGTGCTCAACCTCAATCTCGCCACCTCGGCGACCAAGAAGGGCGAAAGCCTGCTCGACACGCTGCGCAATATCGAGGCGATGCAGGCCGACATGTTCGTCGTTCGCCACGAGCAGTCGGGCGCGGCGCACTTCATCGCCCGGCATGTCGCCCCGCATGTCTCGGTACTCAACGCCGGTGACGGCTGGCACTCGCACCCCACCCAGGCCCTGCTGGACGCCTTCACGATCCGCCGGCACAAGGGCGATTTCACGCCGCTGCGCGTGGCGATCGTCGGCGACATCCGCCATTCGCGCGTCGCCCGCTCGCAGATGCACGTGCTCAACTCGCTCAACGTCGGCGAGCTGCGCGTGATCGCCCCGCGCACCCTGATTCCTACCGATGTCGAGAAACTCGGCGTACGCGTATTTCACGACATGCGCGAGGGCCTCAAGGACGTCGACGTGATCATCATGCTGCGCCTGCAGCGCGAACGCATGGAGGCAGGCCTGCTACCCAGCGAGGAAGAGTTCTACCGCCTCTACGGGCTGACCGAGGAGAAGCTCGCCTGGGCCAAGCCCGACGCGATGGTCATGCATCCGGGCCCCGCCAACCGTGGCGTGGAAATCGAATCGTCGGTCGCCGACGGGCCGCAGTCGGTGATTCTCGAGCAGGTATCCAACGGCATCGGCGTACGTATGGCGGTAATGAGCCTGTGCATGAGCGCCAACCGGGGAGAGACCACATGA
- a CDS encoding TatD family hydrolase, with the protein MELIDTHCHLEAAAFADDLDEVLGHALASGVTGIVAVGVSPADFGDQCRAMAQARGAGLSAWGAFGTHPWWSDRVGVDEALAGLDRQWQSDEPPIAVGEIGLDFAQPTLDADGQNALFTAQLDWAAERDLPVILHERKSADRLLYWLRRHRHAGGVVHGFTGSQQQAEQFIEQGFYLGVGGAITHPGAHRMHRMMRELSLDSLVLETDAPNQPGHAHRGERNLPGYLPENLASLAELRGMEADELLEHLNRNTRRLFKDRLGYNAADSNNRTEPT; encoded by the coding sequence GTGGAGTTGATTGATACCCATTGCCATCTGGAAGCGGCGGCGTTTGCCGACGATCTCGACGAGGTGCTCGGGCATGCGCTGGCTAGTGGGGTAACCGGAATCGTGGCGGTGGGGGTGTCTCCTGCCGACTTTGGCGACCAGTGTCGGGCCATGGCGCAGGCCCGCGGCGCGGGCTTGTCTGCCTGGGGGGCGTTCGGAACGCATCCCTGGTGGAGCGATCGGGTGGGTGTCGATGAGGCCCTTGCCGGCCTGGACCGTCAGTGGCAGTCGGACGAGCCACCCATCGCCGTGGGCGAGATCGGCCTGGACTTTGCGCAACCGACTCTCGATGCCGACGGGCAGAATGCGCTCTTTACCGCCCAACTCGACTGGGCTGCCGAGCGGGACCTGCCGGTCATCCTGCACGAGCGCAAGTCCGCCGATCGATTGCTGTACTGGCTGCGACGCCATCGCCATGCCGGCGGCGTGGTGCACGGGTTCACCGGATCGCAGCAGCAGGCCGAGCAATTCATCGAACAGGGGTTCTACCTCGGCGTGGGCGGGGCGATCACGCACCCCGGCGCCCATCGCATGCACCGGATGATGCGAGAGCTGTCGCTGGATTCGCTGGTGCTGGAAACCGATGCCCCCAATCAACCGGGCCACGCGCATCGCGGTGAGCGCAATCTGCCCGGCTATCTGCCGGAGAACCTCGCCAGCCTGGCCGAATTGCGCGGCATGGAGGCGGATGAATTGCTCGAGCATCTCAATCGCAACACTCGGCGACTGTTCAAGGACCGACTTGGCTACAATGCCGCCGACTCAAACAATCGGACCGAGCCAACGTGA
- the ruvX gene encoding Holliday junction resolvase RuvX, whose product MTATQPDSPVPGSLALGFDYGEWRIGIAVGDRRLDTGRPLTTLHNRNADQIDWAAIEALIEEWRPDVLVLGWPIDDAGRCYPQAAAIRRFGNRLRERYRLPVFVVDERLSSEQATERLLNRRGRRAIERDQGQIDAMAAAVILDTFFDQSAPRSIETVTKAEVTQNLVGSPATTRH is encoded by the coding sequence ATGACCGCCACGCAGCCCGACTCGCCGGTGCCGGGCTCACTGGCGCTGGGTTTCGATTACGGCGAGTGGCGTATCGGCATCGCCGTCGGTGACCGACGCCTCGACACCGGCCGTCCACTGACAACCCTGCACAATCGCAACGCCGACCAGATCGACTGGGCGGCCATCGAGGCCCTGATCGAGGAATGGCGCCCCGATGTGCTGGTTCTGGGCTGGCCGATCGACGATGCCGGTCGCTGCTATCCGCAGGCCGCCGCCATCCGCCGCTTCGGCAATCGCCTGCGTGAGCGCTACCGCCTGCCGGTGTTTGTCGTCGATGAACGTCTGAGCTCCGAGCAGGCCACCGAGCGTCTGCTCAACCGTCGGGGTAGACGTGCCATCGAACGCGATCAGGGCCAGATCGACGCCATGGCCGCGGCCGTCATCCTCGACACCTTCTTCGACCAATCGGCGCCCCGTTCGATCGAGACCGTCACCAAGGCCGAGGTCACGCAAAACCTGGTCGGCTCTCCCGCCACGACGCGGCATTGA
- the pyrR gene encoding bifunctional pyr operon transcriptional regulator/uracil phosphoribosyltransferase PyrR → MTQTDRLLPVNEAIDRLEAQIRSDRQDGALVDPLIVGIHTGGVWVADALHRALGCSEPLGRLNITFYRDDFNTLGLHPQVSPSDLSVDVDGRDIILVDDVLFTGRTVRAAMNELFDYGRPRRIALAVLYQRDGRELPICADWAGQELNLGPDEQIHVDGPDPMTARLVSSKES, encoded by the coding sequence ATGACACAGACCGACCGCCTGCTGCCCGTGAACGAGGCCATCGACCGGCTCGAGGCCCAGATCCGCTCGGATCGGCAGGATGGCGCGCTGGTCGATCCGTTGATCGTCGGCATTCACACCGGTGGGGTCTGGGTGGCCGATGCCCTGCACCGCGCACTGGGCTGTAGCGAACCGTTGGGTCGGTTGAACATCACCTTCTATCGTGATGATTTCAATACACTCGGCCTGCATCCCCAGGTCAGCCCCTCGGACCTGTCGGTGGATGTCGACGGTCGCGATATCATCCTGGTCGACGACGTGTTGTTCACCGGCCGCACGGTGCGGGCGGCGATGAACGAGCTGTTCGACTACGGCCGCCCACGCCGGATCGCCCTGGCGGTGCTCTACCAGCGCGACGGCCGCGAACTGCCGATCTGCGCGGACTGGGCCGGCCAGGAACTCAACCTCGGACCCGACGAGCAGATTCACGTCGACGGGCCGGACCCGATGACTGCCCGCCTCGTGTCGAGCAAGGAGAGCTGA
- the rluB gene encoding 23S rRNA pseudouridine(2605) synthase RluB, with protein sequence MEKQRLQKVLAAMGLGSRRKIENWIAEGAVRVNGQTATLGDQAGPGDIIEMGDRRLQVPDVRPVRRVLIYHKPEGQITANHDPQGRPTVAENLPPIREGRWITVGRLDFNTSGLLLVTNDGELANRLMHPSYGIERTYAVRVFGGLSDEQQKQLLEGVQLEDGPASFKRLADAGGQGQNHWYHVTLHEGRNREVRRMIEAVNGAVSRLIRISYAGVTLPPRLRPGKVQELEPDVQGALAELVGLKAETRQKTLGRHDARRAHKPFKAGQSVRDNKRAQPRRGGGGKSAGPVGHSLKRETTIKPATSRRKGGGAPNRRRGTSR encoded by the coding sequence ATGGAAAAACAGCGCTTGCAGAAGGTCCTTGCGGCCATGGGGCTGGGCTCGCGTCGCAAGATCGAGAACTGGATCGCCGAGGGCGCGGTCCGCGTCAACGGTCAGACCGCGACCCTCGGCGACCAGGCGGGCCCGGGCGACATCATCGAGATGGGTGACCGACGCCTGCAGGTACCCGACGTGCGGCCGGTCCGCCGGGTATTGATCTACCACAAGCCCGAAGGACAGATCACGGCCAATCACGACCCCCAGGGTCGGCCCACGGTCGCCGAAAACCTGCCGCCGATCCGTGAGGGCCGCTGGATCACGGTCGGTCGGCTGGACTTCAATACCAGCGGGCTGCTGCTGGTGACCAACGACGGCGAACTGGCCAACCGGTTGATGCACCCGAGCTACGGCATCGAGCGCACCTACGCTGTCCGCGTGTTCGGCGGCCTGAGTGACGAACAGCAGAAACAACTGCTCGAAGGGGTCCAGCTCGAGGACGGGCCGGCCAGCTTCAAGCGCCTGGCCGACGCCGGCGGCCAGGGGCAAAACCACTGGTACCACGTCACCTTGCACGAGGGGCGCAACCGCGAGGTGCGTCGCATGATCGAGGCCGTCAACGGTGCGGTATCCAGGCTGATCCGCATCAGCTACGCCGGGGTCACCCTGCCGCCGCGTCTGCGGCCCGGCAAGGTCCAGGAACTCGAACCCGACGTCCAGGGTGCGCTGGCCGAACTGGTGGGCCTCAAGGCCGAGACCCGGCAGAAGACGCTGGGACGCCACGACGCACGCCGCGCCCACAAGCCGTTCAAGGCCGGCCAGTCGGTGCGTGACAACAAACGCGCCCAACCCCGCCGCGGCGGGGGCGGCAAGAGCGCCGGCCCGGTCGGCCATTCGCTCAAGCGCGAGACGACCATCAAGCCGGCCACCTCGCGACGCAAGGGCGGCGGCGCACCCAATCGCCGGCGCGGAACGAGCCGCTGA
- a CDS encoding tRNA threonylcarbamoyladenosine dehydratase gives MTAINPVDERTELLIGEEGLQRLRAATVLVAGLGGVGGAAAESLARAGVGRLILLDHDQFVASNLNRQLLATGAVIGRGKAEVAVERLASIRDDIELVPSSDFLDVSGVEGFLERHRPDFIADCIDSIAVKARLLAVAREQGCGTFTALGAGNRLDPRQMQVGQLDQVHGCGLGSVLRRKLRRAGAPVDFPVVYSTETPRKPAPHQPTDDGSQPRAVNGTISYLPNLFGHMVAGEIIRRLLEGEG, from the coding sequence GTGACTGCCATCAACCCCGTCGACGAACGTACCGAACTGCTCATCGGAGAGGAGGGTCTTCAACGCCTGCGGGCCGCAACCGTACTGGTCGCCGGGTTGGGCGGCGTGGGTGGGGCGGCCGCCGAGTCGCTGGCCCGCGCCGGGGTGGGGCGGCTGATCCTGCTGGATCATGATCAGTTCGTCGCCTCGAACCTTAATCGCCAGTTGCTCGCCACCGGTGCTGTGATCGGGCGGGGCAAGGCCGAGGTGGCGGTCGAGCGGCTGGCCTCGATCCGTGACGACATTGAACTCGTGCCGAGCTCGGACTTTCTCGACGTCTCGGGCGTGGAAGGTTTTCTGGAGCGGCATCGGCCGGATTTCATCGCCGACTGCATCGACTCGATCGCGGTCAAGGCGCGTCTGTTGGCCGTGGCCCGGGAGCAGGGGTGTGGCACATTCACGGCATTGGGGGCGGGCAATCGCCTCGATCCGCGCCAGATGCAGGTCGGGCAACTCGATCAGGTGCATGGCTGCGGGTTGGGATCGGTACTGCGGCGCAAGCTGAGAAGGGCGGGCGCCCCGGTCGATTTCCCGGTGGTCTACTCGACCGAAACCCCACGCAAGCCGGCCCCGCATCAGCCCACCGACGACGGCAGCCAGCCGCGCGCGGTCAACGGCACCATCAGCTACCTGCCCAACCTGTTCGGCCACATGGTGGCCGGTGAGATCATCCGACGGTTGCTGGAAGGGGAAGGCTGA
- a CDS encoding YqgE/AlgH family protein — protein sequence MQENSSLTNQLLIAMPNLEDPNFSHSVTYICEDNDEGVMGITINRPLELDLGDILDHMSITCTDPDVRSRPVYMGGPIALERGFVLHAPHGGWESTLEVTDRIGLTTSKDILQALADGAGPKQAIVALGYSGWSREQMDREIAENSWLNVEATEEILFDQPIEERWTTAASQLGIDINLLSGEAGHA from the coding sequence ATGCAAGAAAACAGCTCGCTGACCAACCAGCTCCTGATCGCCATGCCCAACCTGGAGGACCCCAACTTCAGCCACAGCGTGACGTACATCTGCGAAGACAACGACGAGGGCGTGATGGGCATCACCATCAACCGCCCACTGGAGCTCGACCTCGGCGACATCCTCGACCACATGAGCATCACCTGCACCGACCCCGACGTCCGCAGCCGGCCGGTGTACATGGGGGGCCCGATCGCCCTTGAGCGAGGCTTCGTCCTGCACGCCCCCCACGGCGGCTGGGAATCGACCCTCGAGGTGACCGATCGCATCGGCCTGACCACCTCTAAGGATATCCTGCAGGCACTGGCCGACGGAGCAGGCCCCAAGCAAGCCATTGTCGCGCTTGGCTACTCCGGCTGGAGCCGGGAGCAGATGGATCGCGAGATCGCCGAGAACAGCTGGCTCAACGTCGAGGCCACCGAGGAGATCCTGTTCGATCAGCCGATCGAGGAACGCTGGACGACCGCAGCAAGCCAGCTCGGCATCGACATCAACCTGCTCTCCGGCGAGGCGGGCCACGCCTGA
- a CDS encoding dihydroorotase, with translation MKDAPENLGLDYDPVRHPEGCREGIDCDRWVIRGARLRDPSNGLDTTSDIYLGGGRIVGIGEAPGDWPADTAEHVCAEGHWLIPGVIDGWARLREPGHEHKATIATESAAAVAGGITTVVMPPDTIPVLDTVAVARYIKRRAQLAGRARVVAIGAMTQQLDGELLAEMAALDAGGCVAISNAHYPFQDLRLMRRALEYAATFDLQVLLQPLDPSLSARGCAHDGAVATRLGLPGLPVSAETAPLAQLIAMISETGARVHVPQLSSAAALKLIERAKADGLPITAGVSAHHLWLTEMDTDALDPNSHVIPPLRTIRDRDALRRGLAEGLIDTVVSDHQPHEPDAKLAPFPETEPGVSGLETLLPLVMKLVEEGVIDFDRAIDSLATRPAALFGLSDAGSIAVGQRADLTLIDPDAMWSLDSTGMASAGENTPFAGWDFAHQVETTWVNGRRVFLREP, from the coding sequence ATGAAGGACGCACCGGAAAATCTCGGCTTGGACTACGACCCGGTGCGCCACCCGGAGGGCTGTCGCGAGGGCATCGACTGCGATCGCTGGGTCATCCGCGGCGCGCGGTTGCGTGATCCGTCAAATGGGCTCGATACCACCAGCGATATCTATCTCGGTGGCGGGCGCATCGTCGGGATCGGCGAGGCACCCGGCGACTGGCCGGCCGATACCGCCGAGCATGTATGCGCGGAGGGCCACTGGCTGATCCCCGGCGTCATCGACGGCTGGGCGCGCCTGCGCGAGCCGGGCCATGAGCACAAGGCCACCATCGCCACCGAGAGCGCCGCTGCCGTTGCCGGCGGGATCACCACCGTGGTCATGCCGCCCGACACCATCCCGGTACTCGATACCGTCGCGGTCGCGCGCTATATCAAGCGTCGCGCCCAGTTGGCCGGACGCGCCCGCGTGGTGGCCATCGGCGCGATGACCCAGCAACTGGATGGCGAGCTGCTTGCCGAGATGGCGGCACTCGACGCCGGCGGCTGTGTCGCGATCTCGAATGCGCACTACCCCTTCCAGGATCTGCGCCTGATGCGCCGCGCGCTGGAATACGCCGCCACCTTCGACCTGCAGGTGCTGCTCCAGCCGCTGGATCCGTCGCTCTCCGCGCGCGGCTGCGCCCACGACGGCGCGGTGGCGACCCGGTTGGGCTTGCCCGGCCTGCCGGTCTCGGCCGAGACCGCGCCGCTGGCCCAATTGATCGCCATGATCAGCGAGACCGGCGCGCGGGTACACGTGCCGCAGCTCTCCTCGGCCGCGGCACTCAAGCTGATCGAGCGGGCCAAGGCCGATGGCCTGCCGATCACCGCCGGCGTCTCCGCCCACCATCTCTGGCTCACCGAGATGGATACGGATGCGCTCGATCCCAACAGCCATGTGATTCCGCCGCTGCGGACCATTCGCGACCGCGATGCGCTGCGCCGCGGGCTGGCCGAGGGGCTGATCGACACCGTCGTCTCGGATCATCAGCCGCACGAACCGGATGCCAAGCTCGCTCCCTTCCCGGAGACCGAGCCCGGCGTCTCGGGGCTCGAAACCCTGCTGCCGTTGGTGATGAAACTGGTCGAGGAAGGGGTGATCGACTTCGATCGCGCGATCGACTCGCTCGCTACCCGCCCGGCGGCCCTGTTCGGGCTTTCCGATGCCGGCTCGATCGCCGTGGGTCAGCGCGCCGATCTCACCCTGATCGATCCGGATGCCATGTGGAGTCTCGACTCGACCGGCATGGCCAGCGCCGGCGAGAACACGCCGTTTGCGGGCTGGGATTTCGCCCACCAAGTCGAAACCACCTGGGTCAACGGTCGGCGCGTGTTCCTGCGCGAGCCGTGA